In Musa acuminata AAA Group cultivar baxijiao chromosome BXJ2-3, Cavendish_Baxijiao_AAA, whole genome shotgun sequence, the following proteins share a genomic window:
- the LOC135580968 gene encoding uncharacterized protein LOC135580968 isoform X2 produces the protein MASEAKPSAVRAVRKLMGAGASAILGRGFNSSKCKTEAKMATARIKLLRNKREAQVRQMRRDVAMLLESGRDETARIRVEHVIREQNVMAANEIIELFCELLVARLPIIAKQRICPPDLKEGISSLIYASPRCSEIPELSRIVHMFEKKYGKDFVSAATDLRPESGVNCMLIEKLSVRKPTGEIKLKVLKEIAKEYRVTWDAAESEQELLKPPEEALEGPCTFTSGASFPAKPTLPLHDIQPNEPYIRPNNNREGSILQFNDPMSAAQAAAESAEKAIQAAQAAAHLANQNSHSFDQPTQMDTLICNLNKFNQPERLQRQSLSSCQPYGTNDLSENEVKPPGKFFNSQSFNCSNNMDDDSMDTVNLDEKRILRRNSCTTHTAHSDIKFDDSDGLESDTDEELEMDSPPLESHRPPSRPPPVLPSQQVHSEESYADSHQESSKKNSGTC, from the exons ATGGCTTCGGAGGCCAAACCGTCGGCCGTTCGAGCGGTCCGGAAGCTGATGGGAGCGGGCGCATCCGCCATCCTCGGCCGCGGCTTCAACTCCTCGAAATG CAAGACGGAGGCGAAGATGGCGACGGCGCGGATAAAGCTGCTGCGGAACAAGCGGGAGGCGCAGGTGCGGCAGATGCGGCGCGACGTCGCCATGCTTCTCGAATCCGGCCGCGACGAGACCGCTCGCATCAGA GTTGAGCATGTTATTAGAGAACAAAATGTTATGGCAGCCAACgagatcattgaacttttctgtgagCTATTAGTGGCTCGCCTTCCTATCATTGCAAAACAAAG GATTTGCCCACCAGATTTGAAAGAAGGTATTTCAAGCTTGATATATGCTTCACCAAGGTGCTCAGAAATTCCGGAACTTAGCAGAATTGTTCATATGTTTGAAAAGAAATATGGAAAAGATTTTGTATCTGCTGCAACAGATCTACGACCTGAGTCTGGTGTAAACTGCATG CTTATCGAGAAGTTATCAGTCAGGAAGCCAACTGGTGAAATTAAGCTGAAAGTCCTCAAGGAAATAGCAAAGGAGTATCGGGTTACGTGGGATGCGGCAGAGTCTGAGCAGGAGCTTCTCAAACCTCCAGAGGAAGCTTTA GAAGGACCATGCACCTTCACTAGTGGTGCAAGCTTCCCTGCTAAACCTACATTGCCACTACATGACATACAACCAAACGAACCTTATATCAG GCCTAACAACAACAGAGAAGGTTCTATTTTGCAATTCAATGATCCCATGTCGGCTGCTCAAGCTGCTGCAGAGTCTGCAGAGAAAGCAATTCAGGCTGCACAAGCTGCAGCTCATCTTGCCAATCAGAATTCTCATTCATTTGATCAGCCAACGCAAATGGACACCTTGATATGCAATCTCAACAAATTTAATCAGCCAGAGAGACTGCAGAGACAGTCTCTCAGTTCTTGTCAACCATATGGAACAAATGATCTTTCGGAAAATGAAGTCAAGCCCCCAGGAAAGTTTTTCAATTCACAGAGTTTCAATTGTTCAAACAATATGGATGATGACAGCATGGATACTGTCAACCTGGATGAGAAAAGAATACTGAGGAGGAACAGCTGCACAACACATACTGCACATTCAGACATAAAGTTTGATGATTCAGATGGACTCGAATCGGATACCGATGAAGAACTTGAGATGGATTCACCTCCTCTGGAGAGTCATCGCCCACCAAGTAGGCCTCCTCCTGTGTTGCCTTCGCAACAGGTTCATTCTGAAGAATCATATGCTGATAGTCACCAAGAGTCATCAAAGAAAAACTCAG GTACTTGTTGA
- the LOC135580968 gene encoding uncharacterized protein LOC135580968 isoform X1, producing the protein MASEAKPSAVRAVRKLMGAGASAILGRGFNSSKCKTEAKMATARIKLLRNKREAQVRQMRRDVAMLLESGRDETARIRVEHVIREQNVMAANEIIELFCELLVARLPIIAKQRICPPDLKEGISSLIYASPRCSEIPELSRIVHMFEKKYGKDFVSAATDLRPESGVNCMLIEKLSVRKPTGEIKLKVLKEIAKEYRVTWDAAESEQELLKPPEEALEGPCTFTSGASFPAKPTLPLHDIQPNEPYIRPNNNREGSILQFNDPMSAAQAAAESAEKAIQAAQAAAHLANQNSHSFDQPTQMDTLICNLNKFNQPERLQRQSLSSCQPYGTNDLSENEVKPPGKFFNSQSFNCSNNMDDDSMDTVNLDEKRILRRNSCTTHTAHSDIKFDDSDGLESDTDEELEMDSPPLESHRPPSRPPPVLPSQQVHSEESYADSHQESSKKNSGTHVHPKLPDYEALTARFEALKSRRI; encoded by the exons ATGGCTTCGGAGGCCAAACCGTCGGCCGTTCGAGCGGTCCGGAAGCTGATGGGAGCGGGCGCATCCGCCATCCTCGGCCGCGGCTTCAACTCCTCGAAATG CAAGACGGAGGCGAAGATGGCGACGGCGCGGATAAAGCTGCTGCGGAACAAGCGGGAGGCGCAGGTGCGGCAGATGCGGCGCGACGTCGCCATGCTTCTCGAATCCGGCCGCGACGAGACCGCTCGCATCAGA GTTGAGCATGTTATTAGAGAACAAAATGTTATGGCAGCCAACgagatcattgaacttttctgtgagCTATTAGTGGCTCGCCTTCCTATCATTGCAAAACAAAG GATTTGCCCACCAGATTTGAAAGAAGGTATTTCAAGCTTGATATATGCTTCACCAAGGTGCTCAGAAATTCCGGAACTTAGCAGAATTGTTCATATGTTTGAAAAGAAATATGGAAAAGATTTTGTATCTGCTGCAACAGATCTACGACCTGAGTCTGGTGTAAACTGCATG CTTATCGAGAAGTTATCAGTCAGGAAGCCAACTGGTGAAATTAAGCTGAAAGTCCTCAAGGAAATAGCAAAGGAGTATCGGGTTACGTGGGATGCGGCAGAGTCTGAGCAGGAGCTTCTCAAACCTCCAGAGGAAGCTTTA GAAGGACCATGCACCTTCACTAGTGGTGCAAGCTTCCCTGCTAAACCTACATTGCCACTACATGACATACAACCAAACGAACCTTATATCAG GCCTAACAACAACAGAGAAGGTTCTATTTTGCAATTCAATGATCCCATGTCGGCTGCTCAAGCTGCTGCAGAGTCTGCAGAGAAAGCAATTCAGGCTGCACAAGCTGCAGCTCATCTTGCCAATCAGAATTCTCATTCATTTGATCAGCCAACGCAAATGGACACCTTGATATGCAATCTCAACAAATTTAATCAGCCAGAGAGACTGCAGAGACAGTCTCTCAGTTCTTGTCAACCATATGGAACAAATGATCTTTCGGAAAATGAAGTCAAGCCCCCAGGAAAGTTTTTCAATTCACAGAGTTTCAATTGTTCAAACAATATGGATGATGACAGCATGGATACTGTCAACCTGGATGAGAAAAGAATACTGAGGAGGAACAGCTGCACAACACATACTGCACATTCAGACATAAAGTTTGATGATTCAGATGGACTCGAATCGGATACCGATGAAGAACTTGAGATGGATTCACCTCCTCTGGAGAGTCATCGCCCACCAAGTAGGCCTCCTCCTGTGTTGCCTTCGCAACAGGTTCATTCTGAAGAATCATATGCTGATAGTCACCAAGAGTCATCAAAGAAAAACTCAGGTACTCATGTTCATCCAAAGTTGCCTGATTATGAAGCTTTAACTGCCCGCTTCGAAGCACTAAAGTCGCGGAGGATCTGA
- the LOC135608312 gene encoding endochitinase-like: MKALLLVIFTLASSLGAFAEQCGRQAGGALCPGGLCCSQYGWCGNTDPYCGKGCQSQCGGSGGGSVASIISSSLFEQMLKHRNDAACPGKGFYTYTAFIAAANSFSGFGTTGDDTARKREIAAFLAQTSHETTGGWATAPDGPYAWGYCFVQEQNPPSDYCVASSQWPCAAGKKYYGRGPIQISFNYNYGPAGRAIGSDLLNNPDLVATDATISFKTALWFWMTPQSPKPSCHDVITGRWTPSNADQAAGRLPGYGVTTNIINGGLECGKGYDARVADRIGFYKRYCDLLGVSYGDNLDCYNQRPFASTAGTATF, translated from the exons ATGAAGGCCTTGTTGTTGGTCATCTTTACCCTGGCCTCGTCGCTCGGCGCCTTCGCCGAGCAATGCGGAAGGCAAGCCGGGGGGGCTCTCTGCCCCGGCGGGCTGTGCTGTAGCCAGTACGGCTGGTGCGGTAACACGGATCCATACTGCGGCAAAGGATGCCAGAGCCAATGCGGCGGTAGCGGCGGTGGCAGCGTGGCCTCGATCATCAGCTCCTCCCTCTTCGAGCAGATGCTGAAGCATCGCAACGACGCAGCCTGCCCCGGCAAGGGCTTCTACACGTACACCGCCTTCATCGCCGCCGCCAATTCCTTCAGCGGGTTCGGGACGACCGGCGACGACACCGCGAGGAAGAGGGAGATCGCGGCTTTCTTGGCGCAGACGTCTCACGAGACGACAG GTGGGTGGGCGACGGCCCCCGATGGTCCGTACGCGTGGGGTTACTGCTTCGTCCAGGAACAGAACCCCCCATCGGACTACTGCGTCGCCAGCTCGCAGTGGCCGTGCGCTGCAGGCAAGAAGTACTACGGCCGAGGCCCCATCCAAATCTCATT CAACTACAACTACGGGCCGGCGGGGAGAGCCATCGGCTCCGACCTGCTCAACAACCCAGACCTGGTGGCCACCGACGCGACCATCTCCTTCAAGACGGCTCTGTGGTTCTGGATGACTCCTCAGTCGCCCAAGCCGTCGTGCCACGACGTGATAACCGGGAGGTGGACGCCATCCAACGCCGACCAGGCGGCCGGAAGGCTTCCGGGCTACGGTGTCACCACCAACATCATCAATGGAGGGTTGGAGTGCGGGAAAGGGTACGATGCCAGGGTGGCGGATAGAATCGGCTTCTACAAGAGGTACTGCGACTTGCTGGGGGTGAGCTACGGAGACAACTTGGACTGCTACAACCAGAGACCCTTTGCTTCTACAGCAGGTACAGCCACATTCTAG